The following are encoded in a window of Pieris napi chromosome 23, ilPieNapi1.2, whole genome shotgun sequence genomic DNA:
- the LOC125061555 gene encoding uncharacterized protein LOC125061555, whose product MDEKLIESVKKFPCIWNTSSEFYKCNETKDAAWDQIIIETNISDVTTAKSRWKQLRDNHRDALKRQNATRSGQARKQRKEWKYQKAMSFLLPYMSNRDRSTNFTPLDHSVSETSNPPNTIEESSRESCNFLPSNSNNLPSADDPKNPTASESLPSTSKKRKNDEILDYLKKNQERREVLERERIELKNMMSASDKYDEIDLFFLNLAASTKKLPYYFQLQIKKTCFNAVMSAEESNLQHSWYSPNNYGYSTGSTPTSDNINTSIDTPSASDNINTSINIPSASEIPTTQDIETSAAEPTEPNENAVNFVTDYDF is encoded by the exons ATGGATGAAAAACTTATTGAAAGTGTGAAAAAGTTTCCGTGCATTTGGAACACATCTTCAGAATTTTACAAATGCAACGAAACAAAAGATGCTGCGTGGGACCAAATTATCATTGAAACAAACATATCGGAtg TTACAACTGCCAAGTCGCGATGGAAACAACTGAGAGATAACCATCGGGATGCcttaaaaagacaaaatgcaaCAAGGAGTGGACAGGCTAGAAAACAACGAAAAGAatggaaatatcaaaaagccATGTCATTTTTATTGCCTTACATGAGTAACAGAGACCGGTCAACAAATTTTACGCCCCTGGACCACTCAGTAAGCGAAACTTCAAATCCGCCAAATACCATTGAAGAGAGTTCACGGGAATCATGCAATTTTTTGCcatcaaattcaaataatctTCCTTCTGCCGATGATCCTAAGAATCCAACAGCTTCGGAATCTCTTCCATCAACAtccaaaaaaagaaagaacgATGAAATtctagattatttaaaaaaaaatcaagaacGCCGCGAAGTGTTGGAACGAGAACGGATAGAACTTAAAAACATGATGTCAGCCAGTGATAAATACGATGAAAtagacttattttttttaaatttggctGCATCGACAAAAAAGCTGCCGTATTattttcaacttcaaattaaaaaaacctgcTTTAATGCGGTAATGTCAGCTGAAGAAAGTAATCTTCAACATAGTTGGTATTCTCCGAATAATTATGGTTATTCTACAGGCTCAACACCTACATCAGATAACATCAACACTAGTATCGATACTCCTAGTGCTTCAGATAATATCAACACTAGTATCAATATTCCTAGTGCTTCAG AAATTCCAACAACCC